A segment of the Tachysurus vachellii isolate PV-2020 chromosome 18, HZAU_Pvac_v1, whole genome shotgun sequence genome:
tggaccggggaggaaaccggagtacccggaggaaacccccaaggcacggggagaacatgcaaactccacacacacaaggtggaggcgggaatcgaaccccgaccctggaggtatgagacaaacgtgctagccactaagccaccgtgcccccccggcctaatttaaaaagtgttaaaaaaaaaaagttaatccaACAAATTTAGTTGTATATATTTCAAAatacataattacatttatttcataaagTCTTCCTCAGTGTTTCTGACCAGGAAGAATTGTCGTATTTCCATGTTTATCGATTGTTGGCAAGTTTTCTTAAGAATTGTGTCAAGAAGAAGTGTCATGTAGTTCACCAGCTGTTTGCTCACCGATGATGAGCGACCATATGATGGTCCCCGCTGCCGTGATGTTCAGTGCTTTGCCACCTGACTCTCTCTACCAAACTGTTTTTGTTAAGTGTTGCTACTTCCTGGTTTTCTCCTGATATAAGGCTTTAGTTTCCGAatgggtgtctgttgctaagcgacTAGCCGTAACATTCTGACAACATCTAACAGcatcgtttcacactgtactgtactgtagtctGGTACCACAACATGGACCGTAAAAGCCATCAAATCCTGAGTCAGACCAGAGTTTCAGTTTCATAACCCTGGGTAAAATGGGTTTTATGTGTGAAAATTTCCTCTACCTGggcaaaaaaaacagaggaaaagcCGTAGAGAGTAAAATGACTTCAGTCCAGGATGCAGTCtagaaaattttatatatatatatatatatatatatatatatatatatatatatatatctccttcaaaaaaaagaaagaattatagTCCATAATGCAGTGGGTTTACAGTGTCATTGGAGCTGAATAAGAGCGGTGTTTATTAGACTCTTAGTGTCACAGTTATGAGAAATAATCCGGTGGTCAATCCACAGCATACCTCACTGCATAAAGACAAATTCTCAGCACTCTGCACTACAGCAAATAATCTTCAAAACCTGCACTTAGTGGATTtggaagcacttttttttttgtaccctCGAGTCATAGGTCAAGGAAAGCGCACTgctaatatgtttatataaggcaatattttatattagcTAAAGAAATCCTAAAACTATGCTGCTTACACGTACCCTGTAGTACACGCCGAGAAGTGCAGAAAGAGAccgttcatacacacacacacacacacacacacacacacacacacacacacacacacacagtacaaaatCACCAGGTTCTGGATGTCACAATGAAGTCAGCATGGCTAAAAGCGCTCGTGCAAGCGTTCGAATACCAAAGCCTGCATTTTTTGCAGCAATAATAACCGCAGCTCAGGGTCTCGGGTAAAATGTAGACGGGTTTCATAACCGAGAAAACCAAATGATTCTCAAATGTCTCAAATGATTCATCTCAACCTCTTAGTGATGTGTCATATGGTCAAAAGTCTGTGGagttatattaaaacaaacacacacacacacacacacacttttaatacTAAGTTGAAAAGATGggcctgattttttatttttttttttatcaaagtgATTCACATGTTGGACCAAGTCAACGCCATGATTCACCCAAACCCCCACATCATCTGGAGCTTGGACAAGATCACAGAATCAAAGTCCACCCTTGCACATTAATTATCATTGTGAATTAACACGTGACCTTCAACAGCATACACTATTCAGATTCCTGCATTTCCCACAATGCTGTTCTACTACCTGCTCACTCATTGATGCTGCACTCATAACCGGGAAGTTTTCAACTTTCCAATATGTAGGATCAACTTGAACTTCTCCCCAGTTCGTACCTACGATTTCTCAGATTTGCAATCCTGTGATGTCACTTCAACTTAGAGAGGAAAGTAAGAACTGCAAACACCAGCGTCAGAAATTCCCGATTTTCGATGTGAAATCGTTACATACTGTACTGGCTGataacagaaatgaaaattCTCTTTCTGCAAAACTTTAATCGAATTGCTCTTTCATGTCATTTCGAATACTATCACCAATCAATCACgacaaaaaaatcactaaatcaAGAAttgtttaatttgatttaaagcTTTTTGTAGACAGCCAACAATCAGCATAAAGCTTATTTCTGACTCAGCCCTCACCAACAgagtgatgcagcagcactttagtgaTATAGTTTAAAGCCTTCTCGTCTCCAAAGCTAATAAAATTGCACGCTAATACCGCTAACAGATCACTAATTACCCCGAACTGACCCTCTAGCATAACTCAATGAGAAACGAAGCTCTTGCTCTTGTATTTATGATCAAACTCCTACAGTAAATGTGATACCTCATCCTTTCTTTTGGTTTTTTGAATTGCTTTTATTCCGTTAAACCCCACAGAGATCTCAGTACAGACGACAACCACTAACTCCTCACAGTTCACACGAAACCCCAACTCCCCAACAAATTAGCACCGCTGGGGGTTTTCTTATAACGAGGCTCATTTACAACATTACAATAATTATATTGCAGTGACTACTCCTCTCAGATGATCTGCCTCTTCCTCTGTGCTCTTTAATGACTGCCAGCCCTTTTGAAAGTGACATTTACTTTGTGGAAGTCGGACTCTTTCTATGAGAACTCAGCTGGAGTCTAGTCATGAAAGATCGCCAGTCTGGCCAAAGTCCTTGATGCCGATTTGGAAACTAACAGAAGTTAGAGATTTCTGAAGAATTATACAGTGTCATGTCCAGGGTTTTAGGCAACACTCATAGAGgcactgaataaataatatcacaatattcactcactcattttctaccgctttatccaaactacctcgggtcacggggaacctgtgcctatctcaggcgtcatcgggcatcaaggcaggatacaccctggacggagtgccaacacatcacagggcacacacacacacacacactcattcactcacgcaatcacacactacagacaattttccagagatgccaatcaacctaccatgcatgtctttggaccgggggaggaggTGTgagcctggaggtgtgaggtgaacgtgctaaccactaagacaccgtaagacattttttttggagcaaaaagatattattatattagcttGAGATAGACACTCAAAATACTACAATAATTTCGAACAAGTGAGCAAGatattgttgattatttgtatGAATTTTCTTCAGGGTAACAAGtctcttctgttctgtctgaCACTTGTTGCCTAAACCTGCTATTTTACAGCTCTTAGTTTTATGTTTAACATCCGTAACAACATCCAACACAATTATACCAAATCCTACAGCATACTTTGGTTTAATTAGGATGGTGAAGGAACGACtggtttatagctgctataacctTAGTGATGACAGGAACTAacaaaattgaataaaaaatgatgaccactttaaataaataaaacatatttaacaaaACATGACTGAAAAATTGCTGTAATAGAAAGCTGTAGAGGAATAAAAGCACTTCAGAACATGCCACTAAGGTGTATAGGCTTAATACAgttcatattaatatttaaatcctGAAGAAAATCTTAGCTAGGTCTCGATTTTGTTGTTGCTTACATTATTGCATAATATTCCAACAATCACCAATTTTTAATCTACAATCTGGGTCAGATTTACGTTAAATAAATGAGTTGAACATATTCATAAGGAAACTGCATGCATTCACAATTGAATTTGACTTTAAAACATACCTAAAACTCGGTACCAATCCATTTTACCTTCCAACTGAGCTGCTAACAAGAAGGTTATATCATTCGTACATCTAGAATCTTTTAGTCTAAAGTCTGGTTGTGTATTTTAATTTGAGAGGTATTAAGTTAAATACTCCATATATAAAAGATAGACTAGGCTGGTATACTAGTATTCCATTTTGAACACAGCCAAaactccctttctccctctctctctctctctctctctctctctctctctcttattctcatTCCAGTTTTGTgttaatacaaaatgtttaattcaaaaagtttctctttattttttctaattagCAGCATGAATACATAAAAACAGAGGTGGGGTTGCGGTGTTGAATATCTGCACTGCAACGAATAATTAATTCCACCTTACACtaaagtgtgaaagagagttGTGAGCAAATGGTAGTGAGAATGTGAtgcaaagcaaaaaagaaaaacttttttttttcctttttttttttaaagctcttatCTCCATCTAAAAATATCCaactactgtacatgtatataattagaagaaggagaagaagaagaagaagaagaagaagaagaagaagaagaagaagaagaaataagtgGATGTCGCTCTGTGTGTAAATCAGACTTTTTGATGGCAAATGTTTGTCAAATTAGTTTCTTAAATAACAAGCTGGACAGTTTACGGCTTGCTTTATTAGCCTGCTAGTTAGATTTTAGGGCTAATAAAAACTGTTAAGTTTTGTTGCAAATTCCAACAGAACCAGCAGGTTTAGAGTTTCAGTGATGGTCAGCTATTTTCACtggttaaatatattttgttgttgCATGCTTAAGACTGTGTATATAAAGAGTATATACTCTGATCATAAAGAGTTTCATATGCACATTTAATTGCATATTGCATTAAACAGTACCAGGTTATACAGTAGTTTCACTGAAGTACAGTACTGTTTTTACAGAGCTGGCAATAAAGTAgaacaaaacagcacaaaaatatttatttgatgtaAAACGACGTATAAAGGTGTCTCTAGGGAAGACAGCATGAGAAGACAGTCtttgtaaaatgtctttgtgtaaTGCATTAATTCAAAGGTGTTGTTTTTTCTCTGCAGTTAATGCAACTAGCCCTCGTGCATTAGGAGATTCACTCACAGCTCACGAGCGCTCTGCTATTAGCGAAACGGTGCTGAGACCGCGTGCTGCGCGCTGGGGCGGAGAGTCTCGAGCGCGCGCCAGACGGGATGCATTAACCCAGCAGCAGCCCGGAATAGATCATGCACATGACACAGACTCTCGGTCAAAGTGACTTAATTAATGTGCATCAGACATACCTGCAGAGTTCATCTGATACACCTGATACACCCTGATGAGGAGCATCACGTGTTACGCATTTGGATCTGGAACCGACCTTTTTGTGCGTCTCCAGGAAGACGAGGTTTGATGAGCACCGATGTAATTAAAATATGCGCATGCATGCCTTCATCTTACCCCCAGATATTAGCCATGCATTTAATATATAGAGAGTTAGTTCTCCAATGATCATTCAACACCATGATTGCGTTTTCGTTCTgaggacaaataaacaaaccgcCGGTTCGATGCAAGAGACataggaagaaataaaaaggtgACAGACTTCATAATGACTCCTATATCCTGGTGCACAGGTTCAACACTTGGGATTTATCCTGAGCTCTCGCGcaagcaagcaaataaataaataaataaataacacacaaataaaagaagaCGTCAGAAGAGGAAGAACGCACGTGCTTAGGTTGGATTAATAATGCACATTAATGCCCGTGCATGGGATAATGTAGTAATTTAACGTTATACAGCATtgataacagcaaaaaaaaaaaaaagaaagaaagaaagaaagaaagaaagaaagaaagaaagaaagatagttTTAAAGCCGTGAACtatttgttttgtcctgcacctgCTCAGGCTGACTTGTGCAAGTGTCAACAACAATATATTTCTTTTAGCCCAGGCAAAAGCATAcagtttacagcatttgtcaaAAATGTCAGACTTCTTTCAATAAAAAAGTATCTATTAGTTTTAAAAGTCTTTCCATCACAGCATAATAATGAGGAAtaacagagggagaaagagagagagagagagaaagagagagtgagcttGTGGCTAACAGACTAGAAGTTCTTGCCCAAAATAACTACTACTGTCAATTCTCACCTGTCCGTTCTTGCACAGGTCAGCCCACATGCTTGTGCCGTCACCTCCACGCATCAGCACGTGGTAGATGAAAAAGTAGGTGCCAGGCACGCTGCAGATGAACTTTCCCGATGCGCCGTCATAGTTGTTGCCCAGATTGGTGACGACATCATCGAATTTGAGGATCTCGTAGCCCTCGTGTGGGTTCTTGAGCCCGGCATAGAAGGCAACGCGTGGCTGTGTGTTGTATGTCACCGTGCTGATAGCTCCGTTAATGCTGTTTGTGCCGCGGTCCCCTCTTTCCCCTCGGTCCCCCGGGGGCCCCATCGGACCCGGGGGGCCTGGCTCCCCGGGTGGCCCTGGAGGTCCGGGTTTGCCCGGCCGTCCCGGCTTCCCTTGTGGCCCCTGGACGAGCGTGGAGGGTGGCGGCGGTGCCTCAGACCCTGCGCCCGCTGGACCTGTCACGGCACTTTTGCTGCTCAAGTAAGGGTCACACACCATGTGGCAGGCACCCAGCATCTCATACTGGCCGGCGTCGGTGCTTACGGAGCTCACCAGCACCGGAATGAGCACCACGAGCACCAGGAGCAGCATAACACCTACAGCCGCCGCTGCCAGGCTCTTCCTGCCCAGACCGAGGCGCGGGAGCGGCTGGGTGGCCAGGGTCGCTCTGGCCGGGGCCGAAATGGTGCCTGATGTAAATAGCCTAAAGCCAAGAggagcttgagtgtgtgtgtgtgtgtgagtctgtgtgatgGACTAAAAGGACAGCAGGACACAGCTAGTATCCTGGAAAGTGCCTTGAAGTGTgagtgaaggagaagaagacccacatacacacacgtgccgTCACTTTCCCTGCGTCTGTTCCTGGATGGCTTAGCTTCCAGCGCTGGACTGAAGTCTCAGACACCTCCTACATCCCCTCACACAACTCCTCCCCTAAAAAAGTCAATCCCAGGGTTTAGTTGAGAGAATTGCAGGCTGTGACGCAGGGTGGAGAGCGAGAGGACAAAGTGAACGCGAGTGTGAGCAGGAGTAGAGCGGCAGATGCAGAGGAGGGGAGGAGAAACCTGGGCTGTTTGCAGAGGCAGAATCACAGATCGAGAGTTTTATATTAaccctcccctctctccctccctcccactgtccctccctccttccctctgtCCCTCCTCTCTGCTCAGACTCAGTCACATCCCCACAGCCACAGAGCGGAGGAGAAGAGGACATGAGGGAGGAAAGGAACAAAGTCAGCTGCGAAGAGGAGAGCTGAGgaaatgtgcatgtgtggagaggaaaatataaaagatatatTAAAAAGGGCAAATATAAAAAGGCAAAGCTAGACGTAATGACACAAGGAAGGAAATTGGGATAAAAATAGAGAACAAACCCCAAAACAGATCTACCCTCTTTAATATTGAGTTCTtagtgttaaaggtggggttcTGAGATTATCTGTGATTAtctgtgattatatatatataaaaaaaaaaaaaaaaaaaaaaaaacttactctTTTTGTAATAGTAGATAAAGTCCTAAAATTCTTTTTCATATCTGGAAAAAAATCTCTTCTTCTTGGTCGCCTGTGATGTTCCTCCTCTCGCATTAGTATAGTTCTTGGGGGCGTGGCTTTTGtgcactttgtgtttgtttagattttggTTTCTGAACAGCTAGCTGCAGCTAAAGAAACAATCTCGATTATAGAATTGAATTCTAATAACAGAGTACTGTATTACCTGTATGTTTGACAGTACCTTGAGCCGTTCGATATTTGACACACGTGTGCACTTTGCTGTCCATCTGGGTGCCTCTAAAAATGTTTATCATCACCATGCAGATTAATTGATATTAATCAGACCCTGATTTCCTGAATTCCTGATTTTCGGTATTCTGAAGATCTTGTAATTTTTCAAATTTCCTAAAAAATTTTTTCCaaaaattcttagaaattgTAAGAATTTTCCgaaattttttcaaaaatatttttcgaacatttttcaaaaaatattttctaaaaaatcGTGaaaatttttttctaaaaaaatttcCAAAAATGTTTCCAAAGCTTTTACAAAAAGGCGccttgtgtgacatcatcacaacacacagacaaagcgCTCTGAGATTCACATGTGTGGAACGTGAGCACAGCTCTCGTAGAAGGtcattacatatgtgtcttcactgctaGGTGTTTCACCAATGCAAATAGAAAAGAAATCTCCAAGCTGTGTCTCAAATTTCTGTAGTAATAGTAATGTTATGTTcataaatacagatacaaagCGACCAGAGATCATTTTCACTGAGAGCTATTGTGGGCATGTCCACACTTCTTATTATTTATCGTGTACGATATGATGCAGATACATTTACGACTTTTATATATagcgtcgctgtcaggcggaatcctcgtatctccaaa
Coding sequences within it:
- the LOC132861566 gene encoding C1q-related factor; this translates as MLLLVLVVLIPVLVSSVSTDAGQYEMLGACHMVCDPYLSSKSAVTGPAGAGSEAPPPPSTLVQGPQGKPGRPGKPGPPGPPGEPGPPGPMGPPGDRGERGDRGTNSINGAISTVTYNTQPRVAFYAGLKNPHEGYEILKFDDVVTNLGNNYDGASGKFICSVPGTYFFIYHVLMRGGDGTSMWADLCKNGQVRASAIAQDADQNYDYASNSVILHLDAGDEVYIKLDGGKAHGGNNNKYSTFSGFILYAD